From Candidatus Tisiphia endosymbiont of Melanophora roralis, a single genomic window includes:
- a CDS encoding UvrD-helicase domain-containing protein: MTQQSFLNSLNPQQLLAASHVHGPILVLAGAGTGKTKVLTTRIANIIQQGLTLPQNILAVTFTNKAAREMQDRINKMIDCYGLNIGTFHSIAARILRQQAEHLNFSLNSRFTIISPDDQLKLVKDIVKQKNIDTKKYVPKLLHIIISCWKDQGLLPYKLSESDIKLPIHKVAQFVYDEYQQNLLASNVVDFGDLLLYNNELFIKNPIILKYYQEQYKYILIDEYQDTNAVQYLWARMLASSSKNICCVGDDDQSIYSWRGAEVGNILRFEKDFPNATIIKLEQNYRSSSKILLAASSVIDHNKNRHGKTLWTDKNDGEKIKIISCWNDKEEARFVVSEISKLVTEGKYNAGLVAILVRAGFQTRAFEEVFISNALPYKIIGGLKFYERMEIRDLLAYIRITLNHSDNLALERIINVPRRAIGNTTLKQIKDYAVEHNIPIIAAIRQMLQAETFKNKVKDSLNKFISNIDNWSFRYKNDPAVNVTKSLLEESGYLEMLQEEKTDEATGRIENINEMLRAIAEFDNIQDFIEHSSLVMENEELESNFGGSVSIMTLHAAKGLEFDLVFLPGWEEGVFPHQRSLKEGEKGLEEERRIAYVGITRAKKDLYITYAESRFMFYEIIRSSPSRFLGEIPDNVCVRTSSTKQLNYLGTKHKVSF, translated from the coding sequence ATGACACAACAAAGTTTCCTAAACTCATTAAATCCTCAACAACTGCTAGCAGCGTCCCATGTACATGGTCCTATTCTTGTGCTTGCTGGAGCAGGGACTGGTAAAACTAAAGTGTTAACGACTAGAATAGCCAACATAATCCAGCAAGGGTTAACTCTACCTCAAAATATTCTAGCAGTTACTTTTACTAATAAAGCTGCTAGAGAAATGCAAGATCGAATCAACAAAATGATTGATTGTTATGGGCTAAATATAGGTACATTTCATTCTATAGCAGCAAGAATTTTGCGTCAGCAAGCAGAACATTTGAATTTTAGCTTGAATAGTAGGTTTACTATTATTAGCCCTGATGATCAGCTTAAATTGGTTAAAGATATAGTTAAGCAGAAAAATATAGATACCAAAAAATATGTTCCCAAACTTTTACATATTATTATTTCGTGTTGGAAAGATCAGGGGTTATTGCCGTATAAACTTTCTGAATCTGATATTAAGCTACCAATTCATAAAGTGGCTCAATTTGTCTATGACGAATATCAGCAAAATTTACTAGCATCTAATGTAGTAGATTTTGGGGATTTACTACTTTACAATAATGAATTGTTTATAAAAAACCCTATAATATTAAAGTATTATCAGGAACAATATAAATATATTCTGATTGATGAGTATCAAGATACTAACGCTGTTCAGTATCTTTGGGCGAGGATGTTGGCAAGTAGCTCAAAAAATATCTGCTGTGTTGGTGATGATGATCAATCTATATATAGTTGGCGGGGTGCAGAAGTTGGTAATATATTACGTTTTGAAAAGGATTTTCCAAATGCTACAATAATAAAATTAGAACAAAATTATAGATCTAGCTCAAAAATCTTATTAGCTGCATCAAGTGTAATTGACCATAATAAGAATCGTCACGGTAAAACATTATGGACTGATAAAAATGATGGAGAAAAAATTAAAATTATATCTTGTTGGAATGATAAAGAAGAAGCAAGATTCGTTGTATCTGAAATTAGCAAGTTAGTTACAGAGGGAAAGTATAATGCAGGATTAGTTGCGATATTAGTTAGAGCAGGTTTCCAAACTAGAGCATTTGAAGAAGTGTTTATTAGTAATGCATTACCATACAAAATTATTGGTGGTCTTAAGTTTTATGAACGAATGGAGATACGTGACTTACTTGCCTATATACGTATCACTTTAAATCATAGTGACAATCTTGCTCTTGAACGCATAATAAATGTTCCAAGGAGAGCTATTGGTAATACCACATTAAAACAAATAAAAGATTATGCGGTTGAACATAATATACCTATTATTGCTGCCATTCGTCAGATGTTACAAGCAGAAACTTTTAAAAATAAAGTCAAAGATAGTCTAAACAAATTTATTAGTAATATCGATAATTGGAGTTTTCGATATAAAAATGACCCGGCTGTTAATGTCACTAAATCTTTACTAGAAGAATCAGGTTATCTTGAGATGCTACAAGAAGAAAAAACAGATGAAGCAACTGGCAGAATTGAAAATATTAACGAAATGCTTAGAGCAATCGCAGAATTTGATAATATTCAAGATTTTATAGAACATTCTAGTTTGGTAATGGAAAATGAGGAATTAGAATCAAATTTTGGTGGTTCTGTTAGCATTATGACGCTCCATGCTGCTAAAGGTCTTGAATTTGATCTAGTTTTTCTACCAGGTTGGGAAGAGGGGGTGTTTCCACATCAGCGATCACTAAAAGAGGGTGAGAAAGGTCTAGAAGAAGAGAGGAGAATCGCCTATGTGGGTATTACTAGAGCTAAGAAAGACCTATATATTACTTATGCAGAAAGTCGTTTTATGTTTTATGAAATAATAAGATCCTCTCCTTCTAGGTTTCTTGGAGAAATACCAGATAATGTTTGTGTTAGAACTTCTTCAACTAAACAACTTAATTATTTAGGTACAAAACACAAAGTTTCTTTTTAA
- a CDS encoding Rpn family recombination-promoting nuclease/putative transposase has protein sequence MSNDKPLISFDYAIKYLLKDKGDYAIVEGFISALLKTKGYKDVKIVALLEAESNKEDNKSKRSLADVIVEDEDHHKYIIEIERNVKDSFIHKACFNTSRLIVDNLAQREDYTQIIKIFHISLLYFPIGNGNGVIYHGKTIIHEIETNERLNVHIKNMETFEVFDATDILPEYFYISVPLFNDRLEKEIDDWLHVMKYDKVPPNYHSPYMSQVADKLNILKMTKEERANYSYYQKKLYNDRDELQAAEARGAARGEARGAAREKIVIAKNLLQAGLSIDVIAESTGLSIEEIQKLTLVANEPQV, from the coding sequence ATGAGTAACGATAAACCGTTAATTTCCTTTGACTATGCTATTAAGTACCTTCTGAAAGATAAAGGCGATTATGCTATAGTAGAAGGTTTTATCTCAGCTCTTCTTAAGACCAAGGGTTATAAGGACGTTAAAATAGTAGCCTTACTTGAGGCCGAGAGTAACAAAGAAGATAATAAAAGCAAAAGAAGTCTAGCTGATGTAATTGTAGAAGACGAAGATCATCATAAATACATTATTGAAATCGAGCGTAATGTTAAAGATTCTTTTATTCATAAGGCCTGCTTTAACACCTCAAGACTCATCGTTGATAACCTTGCTCAAAGAGAAGATTATACCCAAATAATAAAGATATTTCATATATCCCTACTCTATTTTCCTATAGGAAATGGTAATGGAGTTATTTACCATGGTAAAACTATTATTCATGAGATAGAAACTAATGAAAGATTAAATGTGCATATTAAGAATATGGAGACTTTTGAGGTTTTTGATGCTACTGACATCCTACCAGAGTATTTTTATATATCAGTGCCTTTGTTTAATGATCGTTTAGAGAAAGAGATTGATGACTGGCTACATGTCATGAAATATGATAAAGTACCACCAAACTATCATTCGCCTTATATGAGCCAAGTAGCGGATAAGCTTAACATTCTCAAAATGACCAAAGAAGAGAGGGCAAACTACTCCTATTACCAAAAAAAACTTTATAACGATAGAGATGAATTGCAAGCTGCTGAAGCTAGAGGTGCAGCTAGAGGAGAAGCTAGAGGTGCAGCTAGAGAAAAAATTGTTATAGCTAAAAACTTACTTCAAGCTGGATTATCAATTGACGTCATTGCTGAGTCTACTGGTTTGAGTATAGAGGAAATCCAAAAATTAACTCTTGTAGCTAATGAACCTCAAGTTTAG